The proteins below come from a single Acuticoccus sediminis genomic window:
- a CDS encoding 2-oxo acid dehydrogenase subunit E2 — translation MADLVMPKLGLTMTEGLLREWRIAAGEAFKAGDVVFTVETDKVANEIEADADGVLAEVLVPEGETVPVGTPVARLAGGAVSRPMSAAPRAAPPPAPGGRIVATPLARRLAAAAGIDLAALVGSGANGRIKAADVEAASADARPAAPEAVPTAPQATATLPGAVREIDPGPARLATARRVAAARRDIPDFSVSHTADVADLMALRETLNAADGRPRVSVTHMLIRALGIALAEMPGMNRVWAGETILAYATADVGMVTETPDGLRIPIVRDAGGLSLDAIAAAAAGLAARARAGALSAQDVGGGVVAVSNVGMFGVTAMTPIINPPHAMILGVGADRPVFRPDADGRPALRRELALTLVCDHRVIDGAEAARFLAAVVRILETPVNLLRPPRLAA, via the coding sequence ATGGCCGACCTCGTGATGCCCAAGCTCGGCCTGACGATGACGGAGGGCCTGCTGCGGGAATGGCGCATCGCGGCGGGCGAGGCCTTCAAGGCCGGCGACGTCGTCTTCACCGTCGAGACAGACAAGGTGGCGAACGAGATCGAGGCGGACGCCGACGGCGTCCTCGCCGAGGTGCTCGTGCCCGAAGGCGAGACCGTCCCGGTCGGCACTCCTGTGGCGCGCCTCGCTGGCGGGGCCGTCTCCCGACCGATGTCCGCCGCGCCCCGTGCCGCGCCGCCGCCGGCACCGGGCGGGCGCATCGTCGCGACGCCGCTCGCGCGCCGACTGGCGGCGGCCGCGGGGATCGACCTCGCCGCCCTCGTCGGGTCCGGCGCGAACGGCCGCATCAAGGCCGCCGACGTCGAGGCCGCGAGCGCCGACGCCCGGCCGGCCGCACCGGAGGCCGTCCCCACCGCTCCGCAAGCGACGGCCACGCTGCCGGGCGCCGTCCGCGAAATAGACCCCGGCCCGGCACGCCTCGCCACGGCGCGCCGCGTCGCCGCCGCCCGGCGCGACATCCCCGACTTCAGCGTCAGCCACACGGCCGACGTCGCCGACCTCATGGCGCTGCGCGAGACGCTGAACGCCGCGGACGGCCGTCCCCGGGTCTCGGTGACGCACATGCTGATCCGCGCGCTCGGCATCGCGCTCGCCGAGATGCCGGGCATGAACCGCGTCTGGGCCGGCGAGACGATCCTCGCCTACGCCACCGCCGACGTCGGCATGGTGACCGAAACGCCGGACGGGCTGCGCATCCCGATCGTGCGCGACGCCGGCGGGCTCAGCCTCGACGCGATCGCCGCCGCCGCCGCCGGCCTCGCCGCGCGCGCCCGCGCCGGGGCACTCTCGGCGCAGGACGTCGGCGGCGGCGTCGTCGCGGTCTCCAACGTCGGCATGTTCGGCGTCACGGCCATGACCCCCATCATCAATCCGCCGCACGCGATGATCCTCGGCGTCGGCGCCGACCGGCCCGTGTTCCGCCCCGACGCGGACGGCCGCCCGGCGCTCCGCCGCGAGCTCGCCCTCACCCTCGTCTGCGACCACAGGGTCATCGACGGCGCGGAGGCCGCCCGCTTCCTCGCCGCCGTCGTCCGGATCCTGGAAACCCCCGTCAACCTGCTGCGGCCGCCCCGGCTGGCGGCGTAG
- a CDS encoding SDR family NAD(P)-dependent oxidoreductase, whose product MSGDGFAGRVVVVTGGASGIGLATAGHLARNGARVVVADRNGTAAERAAEAIGGVAYTLDVRDPAAIENFAASVEANVGPVAGVVTSAGIVQPPHRPADLGVELYDDIYEINLRGTYLTLRAFAPPMMARGAGSMVTISSVTAERSVPLHAYAPMKAAVSNLTMGLAGEWGRSGIRVNAVLPGYTRTPALQAQIDGGHRDPERLAAASTLGRMVETDEVASAVAFLLSDAASGITGVNLPVDAGFFCAGSWAPYGGVREAFAAKND is encoded by the coding sequence ATGAGCGGGGACGGCTTTGCCGGGCGCGTTGTCGTGGTGACGGGCGGCGCCAGCGGAATTGGACTCGCCACCGCGGGTCACCTGGCCCGGAACGGCGCCCGCGTCGTCGTCGCCGACCGCAACGGGACGGCGGCCGAGCGCGCAGCGGAGGCGATCGGCGGCGTGGCGTACACGCTCGACGTTCGCGACCCCGCCGCCATCGAGAATTTCGCCGCGTCGGTGGAGGCGAATGTCGGCCCGGTCGCCGGCGTCGTCACATCGGCCGGGATCGTCCAGCCGCCGCATCGCCCCGCCGACCTCGGCGTCGAGCTCTACGACGACATTTACGAGATCAACCTGCGCGGCACGTACCTCACCCTGCGCGCGTTCGCGCCGCCGATGATGGCGCGCGGCGCGGGATCGATGGTCACGATCAGCTCCGTCACAGCCGAACGCTCGGTGCCGCTCCACGCCTACGCACCGATGAAGGCCGCCGTCAGCAACCTGACGATGGGTCTCGCCGGGGAGTGGGGCCGCAGCGGCATCCGCGTCAACGCGGTGCTGCCGGGATACACGCGGACACCCGCTCTCCAGGCGCAGATCGACGGCGGCCACCGCGACCCGGAACGCCTCGCCGCCGCTTCGACGCTCGGCCGGATGGTGGAGACCGACGAGGTCGCGAGCGCCGTCGCCTTCCTGCTCTCGGACGCGGCGTCCGGGATCACCGGCGTCAACCTCCCGGTCGACGCCGGCTTCTTCTGCGCCGGCTCCTGGGCGCCCTACGGCGGAGTGAGGGAGGCTTTCGCGGCGAAAAATGACTAA
- a CDS encoding SDR family NAD(P)-dependent oxidoreductase: MADATDGEAPLVIVTGGLSGIGSATAAVLAGRGFRPVVFDIAGGAPDGTAWTVWPDPVDVSDEDAVEAAVAAVEERHGPVAGLVNAAGILGRMHPPERLKMKDWDREMAVDLRGTFVMCRAVGPRMAARGGGSIVNIASVVGSSSAPVHGYAPAKAAVISLTATLAAEWGPKGVRVNAVSPGFTRTPALEAGLQHGVLVADDLIRGAALQRLVEPGEIGRVVAWLLGPDSSAVTGVNIPVDAGFLAGITWQAYGGLRTG, encoded by the coding sequence ATGGCCGACGCGACCGACGGCGAGGCGCCGCTCGTCATCGTCACCGGCGGTCTGAGCGGGATCGGTTCCGCCACTGCCGCGGTGCTTGCCGGGCGCGGCTTCCGCCCCGTCGTCTTCGACATCGCCGGCGGCGCGCCGGACGGGACCGCGTGGACCGTCTGGCCCGATCCGGTGGACGTGTCCGACGAGGATGCCGTCGAGGCCGCGGTGGCCGCGGTCGAGGAGCGTCACGGGCCGGTCGCCGGCCTCGTCAACGCGGCCGGCATCCTGGGGCGGATGCACCCGCCCGAGCGTCTCAAGATGAAGGACTGGGACAGGGAGATGGCCGTCGACCTTCGCGGCACGTTCGTGATGTGCCGCGCGGTCGGGCCGCGGATGGCCGCCCGGGGCGGCGGTTCGATCGTCAACATCGCTTCGGTGGTGGGGTCGTCGTCGGCGCCCGTGCACGGCTACGCGCCGGCCAAGGCGGCGGTGATCAGCCTGACGGCGACGCTCGCCGCCGAGTGGGGCCCGAAGGGCGTGCGCGTTAACGCCGTCTCCCCGGGCTTCACCCGCACGCCGGCGCTGGAGGCGGGCCTGCAGCATGGCGTCCTCGTCGCGGACGATCTGATCCGGGGCGCCGCCCTGCAGCGGCTGGTGGAGCCGGGCGAGATCGGCCGGGTCGTCGCCTGGCTGCTGGGACCGGATTCGTCCGCCGTCACCGGTGTGAACATTCCGGTCGACGCGGGGTTCCTGGCGGGCATCACATGGCAGGCCTATGGCGGCCTGCGCACCGGTTGA
- a CDS encoding enoyl-CoA hydratase/isomerase family protein: MSPIDITRDGAVATLTINRPETLNAIDVPTIKAFHAALDEVEADDGVRVVLFTGAGRAFIAGGDIADLNSRQGLAHYSEFAEDIHRLFRRIEIFDKPTVAAVNGFALGGGTEILLAIDIRILSDKARLGLPEINLGLFPGAGGTQRIIRQLPLCRAKEIMFTGDMLSADEAVAVGLANRVVPHDTLMSEAMATCEKIASKSPLTLKLLKRTLVAGGDMPLAAALAHEQAMIGLVLDAADAHEGCSAFLEKRAPSFKGV; this comes from the coding sequence ATGAGCCCGATCGACATCACCCGCGACGGCGCCGTCGCTACCCTGACCATCAACCGTCCCGAGACGCTCAACGCCATCGACGTCCCGACGATCAAGGCCTTCCACGCCGCGCTCGACGAGGTCGAGGCCGACGACGGCGTGCGCGTGGTCCTCTTCACCGGGGCGGGCCGCGCGTTCATCGCGGGCGGCGACATCGCCGACCTCAATTCGCGCCAGGGCCTGGCGCACTATTCCGAGTTTGCCGAGGACATCCACCGGCTGTTCCGCCGCATCGAGATTTTCGACAAGCCGACCGTCGCCGCCGTCAACGGCTTCGCGCTGGGCGGCGGGACGGAGATCCTGCTCGCGATCGACATCCGCATCCTCTCGGACAAGGCCCGGCTCGGCCTGCCGGAGATCAACCTCGGCCTCTTCCCCGGCGCGGGCGGGACACAGCGCATCATCCGCCAGCTCCCGCTGTGCCGGGCGAAGGAGATCATGTTCACCGGCGACATGCTGTCCGCCGACGAGGCCGTCGCGGTCGGGCTCGCCAACCGCGTCGTCCCGCATGACACGCTGATGAGCGAGGCGATGGCGACCTGCGAGAAGATCGCCTCCAAGTCGCCGCTGACGCTGAAGCTGCTGAAGCGCACGCTGGTGGCCGGGGGCGACATGCCGCTCGCCGCCGCCCTCGCCCACGAACAGGCGATGATCGGCCTCGTGCTCGACGCGGCCGACGCGCACGAAGGTTGCTCGGCCTTCCTCGAGAAGCGGGCTCCCTCCTTCAAGGGCGTCTGA
- a CDS encoding acyl-CoA dehydrogenase family protein, with translation MDFTLSEEQGLIIDTARKVGAAFGPDYWREKDATKSYPSECWQAICDAGLAGANLPEEHGGGGLGMVETALIIEELCAAGAGATLGQIFMLNPIFGGVAISKYGSERMKREWLPKLCSGEMSFCMALTEPGAGTNSLELETTARKDGNGWRVNGQKIWITGVPQAHKMLVVARTTPVKDAPKKTHGISLFMIDVEREGLTHTSIDKLGTNTLPSSQVFFDDVRVDGDELIGTEDEGWTQLLDVLNTERIVTTAALVGAGRLAIRLAVDFAKERTVFRKTPIGAYQAIQFPLAQGWAELEAARLLNLKAASLFDNGLAFGSESNAAKLIASQAASRVAEQAMQTMGGMGYSKEMHVERLWRDARLFRFAPISEEMILNYIATANLGLPRSY, from the coding sequence ATGGATTTCACCCTCTCCGAAGAACAGGGCCTGATCATCGACACCGCCCGCAAGGTCGGCGCCGCGTTCGGCCCGGACTACTGGCGCGAGAAGGACGCCACCAAGTCCTACCCGAGCGAATGCTGGCAGGCGATCTGCGACGCGGGGCTCGCCGGAGCGAACCTGCCTGAGGAGCACGGCGGCGGCGGCCTCGGCATGGTGGAGACCGCGCTCATCATCGAGGAGCTGTGCGCGGCGGGCGCGGGGGCGACGCTCGGCCAGATCTTCATGCTGAACCCGATCTTCGGCGGCGTCGCGATCTCCAAGTACGGCAGCGAGCGGATGAAGCGCGAGTGGCTGCCGAAGCTGTGCTCGGGCGAGATGTCGTTCTGCATGGCGCTGACCGAGCCGGGCGCCGGCACCAACTCGCTGGAGCTCGAGACCACGGCGCGCAAGGACGGCAACGGCTGGCGCGTCAACGGCCAGAAGATCTGGATCACCGGGGTGCCGCAGGCGCACAAGATGCTGGTCGTCGCCCGAACCACCCCCGTGAAGGACGCGCCGAAGAAGACCCACGGCATCTCCCTCTTCATGATCGACGTCGAGCGCGAGGGCCTCACCCACACCTCGATCGACAAGCTCGGCACCAACACGCTGCCGTCGAGCCAGGTGTTCTTCGACGACGTGCGCGTCGACGGCGACGAGCTGATCGGCACCGAGGACGAGGGCTGGACCCAGCTCCTCGACGTCCTCAACACCGAGCGGATCGTCACCACCGCCGCGCTGGTCGGCGCCGGGCGCCTGGCGATCCGCCTCGCGGTGGACTTCGCCAAGGAGCGCACGGTGTTCCGGAAGACGCCGATCGGCGCCTACCAGGCGATCCAGTTCCCCCTCGCCCAGGGCTGGGCCGAGCTGGAGGCGGCCCGCCTCCTCAACCTCAAGGCCGCCTCGCTGTTCGACAACGGGCTTGCGTTCGGGTCGGAGAGCAACGCGGCCAAGCTGATCGCGAGCCAGGCCGCCTCGCGCGTCGCCGAGCAGGCGATGCAGACGATGGGCGGCATGGGCTATTCGAAGGAGATGCACGTCGAGCGGCTGTGGCGCGACGCCCGCCTCTTCCGCTTCGCGCCGATCTCGGAGGAGATGATCCTCAACTACATCGCCACCGCCAATCTCGGCCTGCCGCGGTCCTACTGA
- a CDS encoding alpha-ketoacid dehydrogenase subunit beta, protein MAEVRFGKALNQALSDAMAADERVFVIGEDVGAAGGSFKVTRDLMATYPGRVLDAPIAEASIVGIAVGAALTGMRPVAEIMFMDFITLSMDMLVNQAAKARSMFGGQGSVPMVLRTPHGGGLNAGPQHSQCLEAWLAHVPGLKVVCPATPADAYALLRAAIEDPDPVIVVENKALYAMKGDLAETPEPVEIGRGRIVREGRDATIVAYGATVGLATAAAATLADDGIAAEVVDLRSIQPWDEALVLESLSRTHNLVVAHEAVESFGVGAEIAARMADVGFDELDGPIVRVGAPFAPSPFGRTLEAAYRPDAARIAAAVRRSLS, encoded by the coding sequence ATGGCCGAGGTTCGGTTCGGCAAGGCCCTCAACCAGGCGCTCTCCGACGCGATGGCGGCGGACGAGCGCGTCTTCGTCATCGGCGAGGACGTCGGCGCCGCGGGCGGCTCGTTCAAGGTGACGCGTGACCTGATGGCGACTTATCCCGGCCGCGTCCTCGACGCGCCGATCGCCGAGGCGTCCATCGTCGGCATCGCCGTCGGCGCGGCCCTCACCGGCATGCGGCCCGTCGCCGAGATCATGTTCATGGACTTCATCACGCTGTCGATGGACATGCTGGTCAACCAGGCGGCCAAGGCGCGCTCGATGTTCGGCGGCCAGGGGTCGGTGCCGATGGTGCTGCGTACGCCGCACGGCGGCGGCCTCAACGCCGGCCCGCAGCACTCGCAGTGCCTCGAGGCGTGGCTCGCCCACGTCCCCGGCCTCAAGGTCGTCTGCCCGGCGACGCCGGCGGACGCCTACGCCCTCCTGCGTGCCGCGATCGAGGACCCGGACCCCGTCATCGTGGTCGAGAACAAGGCGCTCTACGCCATGAAGGGCGACCTCGCCGAGACGCCCGAGCCCGTCGAGATCGGCCGTGGTCGCATCGTCCGCGAGGGGCGGGACGCCACGATCGTCGCCTACGGCGCGACGGTCGGCCTCGCCACCGCCGCCGCGGCGACGCTCGCGGACGACGGTATCGCGGCTGAGGTCGTCGACCTGCGCTCGATCCAGCCCTGGGACGAGGCGCTCGTCCTCGAGAGCCTGTCGCGCACTCACAACCTCGTCGTCGCGCACGAGGCGGTGGAGTCCTTCGGCGTCGGCGCGGAGATCGCCGCGCGCATGGCCGACGTCGGCTTCGACGAGCTCGACGGGCCCATCGTCCGCGTCGGCGCTCCGTTCGCCCCCTCCCCCTTCGGCCGCACGCTCGAGGCCGCCTATCGCCCGGATGCAGCGCGCATCGCCGCCGCCGTGCGCCGCTCACTTTCCTGA
- a CDS encoding AMP-binding protein yields MRNLSTQLDFHARVRPDAEALVYAGQRITWRGLQERVRQTAAGLAAAGVGADTIVALMMKNSAATIELLYAISHLGAVSLPLNFRLSTDEVRYIVGHAGAALIVADDAYRDTLADMPVPVHHLDEAAQRDSRAAFGGHGERPAATRRDSGDLFRLMYTSGTTDRPKGVTHTYESFEAKNVDLAIALGLSASDRLLVVGPLYHVGGCDLPGLAVHMMGGTMVLQRDYDAAAVLSAIAAEAITGVWLAPVMMAGLLELDRSAVGDVSSLRWCIAGGERTPATRIRAFAEAFPSARYVDAYGMTETVSGDTLMEAGYELDKIGSVGRPVRQVEVEIRDAEGLSLPPGEIGEVCMRGPKVTTGYWKDPERTDAAFFADGFLRSGDIGYLDADGFLFLTDRMKDMIISGGENIASSEVERVLFEMPQVLDAAVVAMPDARWGEIPFAVVVPRPGQEVTIDAIANHCEGRLARFKVPRKLLLVDALPRNPSGKVLKRVLREMALDTG; encoded by the coding sequence ATGCGCAACCTGTCGACCCAGCTCGATTTCCATGCCCGCGTCCGCCCCGACGCGGAGGCCCTCGTCTATGCCGGCCAGCGGATCACGTGGCGGGGACTGCAGGAGCGCGTGCGGCAGACGGCGGCGGGGCTCGCCGCCGCCGGCGTCGGCGCGGATACCATCGTCGCGCTGATGATGAAGAACTCGGCCGCGACCATCGAGCTGCTGTACGCCATCAGCCATCTCGGCGCGGTCTCGCTGCCGCTCAACTTCCGCCTCTCCACCGACGAGGTGCGCTACATCGTCGGGCACGCCGGCGCCGCGCTGATCGTCGCCGACGACGCCTACCGCGACACCCTCGCCGACATGCCGGTGCCGGTGCACCACCTCGACGAGGCGGCGCAGCGCGACAGCCGGGCCGCCTTCGGCGGTCACGGCGAGCGGCCGGCGGCGACGCGGCGCGACAGCGGCGACCTCTTCCGCCTGATGTACACGTCCGGGACGACGGACCGGCCGAAGGGCGTCACCCACACCTACGAGAGCTTCGAGGCCAAGAACGTCGACCTCGCCATCGCGCTCGGCCTGTCCGCGTCCGACCGCCTGCTCGTGGTGGGGCCGCTCTACCACGTCGGCGGATGCGACCTGCCGGGCCTCGCGGTGCACATGATGGGCGGCACGATGGTCCTGCAGCGCGACTACGACGCGGCCGCCGTGCTGTCGGCGATCGCGGCGGAGGCGATCACCGGCGTCTGGCTCGCGCCGGTCATGATGGCCGGCCTTCTGGAGCTCGACCGGTCCGCGGTGGGCGACGTGTCCAGCCTCAGATGGTGCATCGCAGGTGGCGAGCGGACGCCGGCGACGCGAATCCGCGCCTTCGCCGAGGCCTTCCCCTCCGCCCGCTACGTCGACGCCTACGGCATGACCGAGACCGTCTCCGGCGACACGCTGATGGAGGCGGGCTACGAGCTGGACAAGATCGGCTCGGTCGGCCGGCCGGTGCGCCAGGTCGAGGTCGAGATCCGCGACGCGGAAGGGCTGAGCCTCCCGCCGGGCGAGATCGGCGAGGTGTGCATGCGCGGCCCCAAGGTCACGACGGGCTACTGGAAGGACCCCGAGCGAACCGACGCGGCCTTTTTTGCCGACGGGTTTCTGCGCTCGGGCGATATCGGCTATCTCGACGCCGACGGCTTCCTGTTCCTCACCGATCGGATGAAGGACATGATCATCTCGGGTGGCGAGAATATTGCGTCCTCCGAGGTGGAACGGGTCTTGTTCGAGATGCCGCAGGTGCTCGACGCCGCGGTGGTCGCGATGCCCGACGCGCGCTGGGGGGAGATCCCGTTCGCCGTCGTGGTGCCGCGGCCGGGCCAGGAGGTGACGATCGATGCGATCGCGAACCATTGCGAGGGGCGGCTCGCGCGGTTCAAGGTGCCGCGCAAGCTGCTGCTCGTGGACGCACTTCCCCGCAATCCGTCCGGCAAGGTCCTAAAGCGCGTCCTGCGCGAAATGGCGCTGGACACGGGGTGA
- a CDS encoding MmgE/PrpD family protein: MSPSASPSAGVSPPASLAATLGAFVASLDVSALPEEVNDKAHACLLNGYGIGLGCHPTPYAPVAREAVMAVDGGGPATLLADGRKVSLAGAMLANAALFHGRAQEDACGAAHLGAIVIPMLTAMLESGRYDQANVIPALVAGYEAGGLFEETYAVDTTPVGFRASTLYGPIAAAAAAARLMGLSADRCAAALANAASFAGGLLQSFVDGTDEWRYQVGVSGQVGLTAATLAAAGSVSAPGAFEGPKGLVRAYARRDCDTAALAAKLGRDWQTMRVAFKPFPVCAFNQTPVTAALELRQKIGIPETVRVYMNPYECGYAGMDAKGPFNSISGTLMSIPFCIALALVRGTPTMALMTRYDDPEVNALESRIELVADTSVPVLSCRLEATVDGNMVTHEKPMTAADYSYSWDEVSRMVRRIGAEEGVPAAAYDGIERFCAAPGREPVSLVVEAFQSIPAVAHRGAALSVEA; the protein is encoded by the coding sequence ATGAGCCCATCCGCGAGCCCGTCCGCGGGCGTGAGCCCACCTGCGAGCCTTGCCGCGACGCTCGGCGCCTTCGTCGCGTCGCTCGACGTTTCCGCGCTGCCGGAGGAGGTGAACGACAAGGCGCACGCCTGCCTTCTCAACGGCTACGGCATCGGCCTCGGCTGCCACCCGACGCCCTACGCGCCGGTCGCGCGCGAGGCGGTGATGGCGGTCGACGGCGGCGGCCCGGCGACGCTACTCGCGGACGGGCGAAAGGTCTCGCTGGCCGGCGCGATGCTCGCCAACGCCGCGCTCTTCCATGGCCGCGCGCAGGAGGACGCGTGCGGCGCCGCCCACCTCGGCGCCATCGTCATCCCGATGCTGACGGCGATGCTGGAGAGCGGGCGCTACGACCAGGCGAACGTCATCCCGGCCCTCGTCGCCGGCTACGAGGCGGGCGGCCTGTTCGAGGAGACGTACGCCGTCGACACGACGCCGGTCGGCTTCCGCGCGTCGACGCTCTACGGTCCGATCGCCGCGGCCGCGGCGGCCGCCCGGCTGATGGGGCTCTCCGCCGACCGGTGTGCCGCGGCTCTCGCCAACGCGGCGTCCTTCGCGGGCGGGCTGCTCCAGTCCTTCGTCGACGGCACGGACGAGTGGCGCTATCAGGTCGGCGTTTCCGGCCAGGTCGGCCTGACCGCGGCGACGCTCGCGGCGGCCGGCTCCGTATCCGCGCCCGGCGCATTCGAGGGGCCGAAGGGCCTCGTCCGCGCGTACGCGCGGCGCGACTGCGACACCGCCGCGCTCGCCGCGAAGCTCGGCCGGGACTGGCAGACCATGCGGGTCGCGTTCAAGCCCTTCCCGGTCTGCGCCTTCAACCAGACGCCGGTGACCGCCGCGCTGGAACTGCGCCAGAAGATCGGCATCCCGGAGACCGTGCGCGTCTACATGAACCCCTACGAGTGCGGCTATGCGGGGATGGACGCGAAGGGACCGTTCAACTCGATCTCCGGCACATTGATGAGCATTCCGTTCTGCATCGCCCTCGCGCTGGTGCGCGGCACGCCCACGATGGCGCTGATGACACGCTACGACGACCCCGAGGTGAACGCCCTGGAGTCGCGGATCGAGCTGGTCGCCGACACCTCCGTCCCGGTGCTGAGCTGCCGCCTCGAGGCGACGGTCGACGGCAACATGGTGACGCACGAGAAGCCGATGACGGCGGCGGACTACTCCTATTCGTGGGACGAGGTCTCCCGGATGGTCCGGCGCATCGGCGCCGAGGAGGGCGTGCCGGCGGCCGCCTACGACGGCATCGAGAGGTTCTGCGCTGCGCCGGGCCGCGAGCCGGTCTCTCTGGTGGTCGAGGCCTTCCAGTCGATCCCTGCCGTGGCGCACCGGGGTGCCGCGCTCTCGGTCGAGGCGTGA
- a CDS encoding thiamine pyrophosphate-dependent dehydrogenase E1 component subunit alpha — MDRSELETLYRRMLVIRRSEERLQKLFADGEVPGFLHLSIGQEAVPTGVSHHLTDRDTVSSNHRGHGHTLAKGVDLTGFFAEIMGRATGLCKGRGGSMHVADLSKGMLGANGIVGAGIPITTGSALALKMQGGGHVAAVYFGDGALAEGVVHECFNIAALWSLPVLFVCENNGWSEFSPTERQLATRLDRLAAAFSITYRGVDGNRVEEVAETAGALIAGMRETPAPAILECATTRVRGHFEGDRQDYRDAAEIDDLDARDPLRLAADGLIAAGTAEAWFAGTLAEVDAEIEAAVAAARSAPDADPAGMLSDVYTVEA, encoded by the coding sequence ATGGATAGATCCGAGCTCGAAACCCTCTATCGCCGGATGCTCGTCATCCGCCGCAGCGAGGAACGGTTGCAGAAGCTCTTCGCCGACGGCGAGGTGCCAGGCTTCCTGCACCTCTCCATCGGCCAGGAAGCGGTGCCCACGGGCGTCTCGCATCACCTGACGGACCGCGACACCGTCTCCTCCAACCACCGCGGTCACGGCCATACGCTCGCCAAGGGCGTCGATCTCACCGGGTTCTTTGCCGAGATCATGGGCCGCGCCACGGGGCTCTGCAAAGGGCGCGGCGGGTCGATGCACGTCGCCGACCTCTCCAAGGGCATGCTCGGGGCCAATGGGATCGTCGGCGCAGGCATCCCGATCACCACCGGGAGCGCGCTGGCGCTCAAGATGCAGGGCGGTGGGCACGTCGCGGCCGTCTACTTCGGCGACGGGGCCCTCGCCGAGGGCGTCGTGCACGAGTGCTTCAACATCGCCGCCCTCTGGTCGCTGCCGGTGCTCTTCGTGTGCGAGAACAACGGCTGGTCGGAGTTCAGCCCGACCGAGCGCCAGCTCGCCACCCGGCTCGACAGGCTCGCAGCGGCGTTCTCGATCACCTACCGCGGCGTCGACGGCAACCGCGTCGAGGAGGTCGCCGAGACGGCCGGCGCGCTGATCGCCGGGATGCGCGAGACGCCTGCGCCCGCGATCCTCGAATGCGCCACCACGCGTGTGCGCGGCCACTTCGAGGGCGACCGCCAGGACTACCGGGACGCGGCCGAGATCGACGACCTCGACGCCCGCGACCCGCTGCGCCTCGCCGCCGACGGCCTGATCGCCGCCGGAACCGCCGAGGCGTGGTTCGCCGGCACGCTCGCCGAGGTCGACGCCGAGATCGAGGCCGCGGTCGCGGCCGCCCGGTCCGCACCCGACGCGGATCCGGCCGGGATGCTGTCCGACGTCTACACGGTGGAGGCCTGA